The following are encoded in a window of Scleropages formosus chromosome 7, fSclFor1.1, whole genome shotgun sequence genomic DNA:
- the LOC108942031 gene encoding LOW QUALITY PROTEIN: microtubule-associated protein 1B-like (The sequence of the model RefSeq protein was modified relative to this genomic sequence to represent the inferred CDS: deleted 1 base in 1 codon; substituted 1 base at 1 genomic stop codon) yields MEMEVGPASSRGAVAMEMQRSAQWKVEEESEGRTQLDAQEXERQDLVQNPGQRRSRAPPFCPEHYYLLIGEVSTDEQQLRCVAEHIRHGICSWDISLTSCDLDQQLQLFVTRHSAHFSSKIRGQRTLHHKGDALETVVLVNPSDDTVVSEVWSLICDTSVHKLLVVSGQSTEPGGDLILQSGVFTFQCLSDIFTDPEVRHLLASASPQQRAQLTLFWQGEGNWGGLGQQNPLIQDLLEYRLNPEPVLQDMEGVTEFTEYISETVDVPSPFDLLEPPTSGGFLKLSKPCCYIFPGGRGDSALFAVNGFNILVDGGSERKSCFWKLVRHLDRIDSILLTHIGAENLPGINGLLQRKIAEQEEEQSQGSTTYSNWMKNLISPELGVVFFNVPEKLRMPESTLKVKRSIEEASLTLQYLNKLGIKPEPLFRVVSNIVEPITLFHKMGVGRLDMYILNPVKDSKEMQFLMQKWAGNSKAKTGIVLPNGKEAEISVPYLTSVTALVVWLPASPTEKIVRVLFPGNAPQNKIFEGLEKLKHLDFLRYPVATQKDMSSGTPLPVIKQTKIKQRTDSKESLKSSPKTHITKGTKREPEDDVSVAETKSDSIKENKFEKKEKKIKETDRTTKPLKASDPAKLEKKKLLKEKSVKKQTKERMSKMDEKKDKEKKEIKKERREVKRDDITKKDEKKDIKVKEDKKKDAAKSDLRKITKPDLKPFSPEVRKTLNKAKVHTKPKTEKTKDKKMVREQAIQPALPVGSTTEDTPSTTEMPVVVESRSTVSSPEDLTKDFQELKKEDISKPETELLHDNPTLPEQLVNNAVVPSPSMEGDKKLVIMSVTKTDTNLPSLEPADEGIIITHVDPESPCQAKQILKQDEAGLQSEGEEKFQSENEVIKKEEQKTEKGMKEIEKNKMEPEQDTKPGFEIDQKTGSEIKEVERVNQKFAEQKKEEKHMSQVEKTELFKKSEPEDKGEEEGDLIEKAEAEEAEGLNLVGENEMKGKIEDTKEKFNKQFDSKSKEPHYPVKEEDGGVYQSNICGATAAAENVSYIQDETIPGYSETEQTISDEETEDRITHLRYEVSTYDISVPDEPGSFDSIHGMREMKAAAVPEAIDLTAKKAIEGPDPALVVYSTNIVAAPLAEEEHISSATSITECDKLSSFATSVAEDQSIASVTAPQTETETETGKSSSSLLDTVNSIPSSTHTEATQGKEYLHSAGTISPTSSLEEDKCFKTSPTEESQPIVPETVSGRKIIQMQDEEEEEEEEDEDQTPNADIPLSKLHEGYASPSVLHDAGKDFDKSQLSVSDKNGSTLTKRLPSPPSYSASLMAESSIFPDNEDRCLSLEDSTMKMASPTQSGPVSPGHTPFHQSPVEDKTEVSPEQAQKKAETESQKIAPTEDERKDDLCEQVHLVDVDKFMAFEKDTVLTSIAQKQETGVVLGIKEEAQEKQEIKFDVSDELTQSKDVSQAETDHKTDSQIQDIVRERVKFEETDDEEEEDCNGKEVRLCSKTKFIEEKESRFLDDDDIYEEKSPSEGVMEELDKRQEEYKIFVSAYLQTTTAVSDKTQDVSFKEKEREPQALYSEEEEAVCKGGAGSRPLSLEHSQLDYMTHDTTSALLSQITLTSHIDFTDKLGDTLCKEEALPTDAKEQVTYVHEISPEPEHDRTFQNKTETISSEATYSHSIIHPTTKTSVGEVLSVSEKLCIAQEPYEPKEPFPEEDDYHTKEIVSRAAKADEKSEMERNWQTEKKHRAASPSPSSCFLLEKEVTEKSSDKENDTDEKLVAKNDEWELKEKLHYSSGGDQSEKTDMDEKITLKPSANGRDYEIEAPFPLVEEKNKNDVCYSPPLAKTETGVNLSPHAFLLHEDHEQGQKEESEQEIRQDTPYVHGKTFTYTEIYEHKSATEKESYSFALSHQQEHSDSCDKDTYMEEIRKTDLSPSYPEEYKDKNEMSSKAGTSLSSTYHKEELPSVASGHFNLDAHLCMTSSQSYVFEKRERENITDKEKQSAKSEKESHKTEKHGTCSSHISPDHKGLISSIAKTDSHASTVSYTVPLEKSLNNILGSEYTCQASSAASQSISHYEKEEALHRGDITLVTGEDYEDDDEEEDDDDNGGDEEGTGEEEDASDSDLEKGAKETSEKESKSQYGAAAALTLPKIEAKEDKKEAISYKQDYSTENQDKPSMTIAISESINSSSIQNIKSEDSKEKHTGETTFLFTGGCNELRSINSKEHSPGPDYYCEDSKDTLHSSQSRGKDDFHSPDHLTKECEGKYYRSDKETDKDFLLEKEKSAESEKPVDVDPLGFTYTTTFATAYSSSSSYTYSSSTPASLSTSRQFGEEPDTPAVVSDSFYKLDPDSAGLEYSSFKEEHSLVIDSPFSSSGGLLKDEYLEVSEKQATGTTAVETTSSLTKFSTLSPFDETSPSSSMDDKKETLQGSIKDNRLHTNLFYKPEWVDDSRLSESSEAVYSQLLQSSEMESKVQVLHDSSSLQESNLLYKHVLEEAEDSEEEAYPCEKEQFTVPSPKECQSSLPSQGYLDRKPQSLSEQVFGSTINNTSSLPDALMSPQQESVQSATANGPTEVNLSPPGAPCATEQNSGAELSSLGEVGRSVGRGKEEEQSRPFGHEGQKLQEASEIASSLPYKEEDNAEHEESECPTRPLSLGSTDTAFHSSFYTERLRKSDDSDLPPDVSVGASSCNYSTSPEYKQLKGEISPSFINPSPHQLSSDEEEDQRGSHSQEDDNHKSSKRNSHRQESYHISSQLGDGSGSHHFPGTMAAGLGLAGEETPPTSVSESLPSQSDSDVPPETEECPSITAEGNLDSDEDTEHLPVDKSSSSSGGGNHHSPSPRLSQGFHDPPPAPLKDPFPHPPHPDVCMVDPEILSSDHNRGDKLLRKDLKTNKGVRKSLGKPKSASPVRKTETRVKKMFTSIKPASKDSLPHTSSIKKQQSEKLSKPSRSYDNQGSRGEDRDEVSRSSQNPGRGLVNGVKNSAGSNFQKLGSGVPPGPPIYVDLAYIPNHCSSKNLDQEFFKRVRAAYYVVSGNDAANGEPSRRVLDALLEGKAQWGSNLQVTLIPTHDTEVTREWYQQTHERQQDLNIMVLASSSTVVMQDESFPACKIEF; encoded by the exons GTCAAAGAACTCTACACCATAAAGGTGATGCCCTTGAAACAGTTGTCTTAGTAAATCCATCAGATGATACAGTTGTGTCTGAG GTCTGGTCCTTGATCTGTGACACATCAGTGCACAAGCTACTGGTTGTGAGTGGTCAGAGTACCGAACCAGGTGGGGACCTCATTTTGCAAAGTGGAGTGTTCACCTTCCAGTGCTTATCTGACATTTTCACTGATCCTGAG GTTCGTCATCTGCTGGCCAGTGCAAGCCCACAGCAGAGGGCCCAACTCACACTGTTCtggcagggggaggggaactGGGGTGGCCTGGGGCAACAGAATCCTCTTATCCAGGATCTCCTGGAGTATAGATTAAACCCTGAACCTGTGCTGCAGGACATGGAGGGGGTAACTGAATTCACTGAGTATATCTCAGAAACAGTGGATGTCCCATCACCCTTTGACCTTCTGGAGCCTCCAACTTCAGGGGGTTTTTTaaagctgtccaaaccatgCTGCTACATCTTccctggagggagaggagactCTGCTTTGTTTGCAGTGAATGGCTTCAACATTCTTGTGGATGGAGGTTCTGAACGAAAATCATGCTTCTGGAAACTTGTCAGACATCTGGACCGCATTGACTCTATCCTTCTCACCCATATTGGGGCAGAAAATCTCCCAGGAATCAATGGACTCCTTCAGAGGAAGATTGCAGAGCAAGAAGAGGAGCAATCCCAAGGTTCTACCACTTACAGCAATTGGATGAAGAACCTCATCTCACCAGAGCTGGGTGTGGTGTTTTTCAATGTGCCTGAGAAGCTACGAATGCCTGAGTCTACATTGAAAGTGAAACGGAGCATTGAAGAGGCTTCCCTCACACTCCAGTACCTTAACAAACTGGGGATCAAGCCTGAGCCTCTTTTTAGAGTGGTTAGCAACATTGTTGAGCCCATCACCCTTTTCCACAAAATGGGTGTGGGTAGATTAGACATGTACATTTTGAACCCTGTAAAAGATAGCAAGGAAATGCAGTTTCTCATGCAGAAGTGGGCAGGGAACAGCAAGGCTAAGACTGGAATTGTCCTTCCTAATGGGAAGGAAGCAGAAATATCTGTTCCATATTTGACATCTGTCACTGCTCTTGTGGTGTGGCTTCCTGCCAGCCCTACTGAAAAGATTGTTAGAGTGCTGTTTCCAGGTAATGCACcccaaaacaaaatttttgagGGACTTGAAAAGTTAAAGCATCTGGATTTTTTGAGGTACCCAGTTGCCACTCAAAAAGATATGTCTTCTGGGACTCCTTTACCtgttattaaacaaacaaaaataaagcaaagaacTGACAGTAAAGAGAGTCTTAAATCTtccccaaaaacacacataacaAAGGGTACAAAAAGAGAACCTGAAGATGATGTGTCAGTGGCAGAAACCAAGAGTGACTctatcaaagaaaacaaatttgaaaaaaaagagaagaagataAAAGAAACTGATAGAACCACAAAACCTCTGAAGGCATCTGACCCAgcaaagctggaaaaaaagaaactcttaAAAGAGAAATCtgttaaaaaacaaaccaaGGAACGGATGTCAAAGATGGATGAGAAAAAggataaagaaaagaaagagatcAAGAAAGAAAGACGTGAAGTGAAGAGAGATGACATAACTAAAAAAGACGAGAAAAAAGACATCAAAGTTAAagaggataaaaaaaaagatgcagctAAGAGTGATCTTAGAAAGATCACAAAACCTGATCTTAAGCCATTCAGCCCAGAGGTCAGAAAGACTCTGAACAAGGCTAAGGTTCATACAAAACCGAAGACAGAGAAAACCAAAGATAAAAAAATGGTGAGGGAGCAAGCCATTCAGCCAGCTCTGCCAGTTGGTTCAACCACAGAAGACACACCTTCAACTACAGAAATGCCAGTGGTTGTAGAGAGCAGGTCCACTGTCTCTTCCCCAGAAGATCTGACTAAGGACTTTCAGGAACTGAAAAAAGAAGATATTTCAAAGCCAGAAACTGAGCTCCTTCATGACAACCCAACACTACCTGAGCAACTTGTAAATAATGCTGTAGTACCAAGCCCTTCTATGGAGGGAGATAAAAAACTGGTAATCATGTCTGTGaccaaaacagacacaaatCTCCCATCCCTGGAGCCTGCTGATGAGGGAATAATAATCACACATGTTGATCCAGAATCCCCATGTCAGGCAAAGCAGATTTTAAAGCAGGATGAGGCTGGGCTACAATCAGAAGGTGAGGAGAAGTTTCAGAGTGAGAATGAAGTCATAAagaaggaagagcagaagacagaaaaaggcatgaaagaaattgaaaaaaacaaaatggagcCAGAACAGGATACAAAACCAGGTTTTGAGATCGACCAAAAAACGGGGAGTGAGATTAAAGAGGTTGAGAGAGTGAACCAGAAAtttgcagaacagaaaaaagaagaaaaacatatgTCACAGGTAGAAAAGACAGAGCTGTTTAAAAAGAGTGAACCTGAGGATAAAGGGGAAGAGGAAGGGGATTTAATTGAAAAAGCAGAGGCTGAGGAAGCTGAGGGTCTAAATTTGGTTGGAGAAAATGAGATGAAAGGTAAAATTGAAGATACAAAAGAGAAATTCAACAAGCAGTTTGACTCTAAATCAAAAGAGCCACATTATCCAGTAAAAGAGGAAGATGGTGGTGTATATCAGTCCAATATATGTGGTGCTACAGCTGCAGCAGAGAATGTTTCTTATATCCAGGATGAGACCATTCCTGGTTATTCTGAAACTGAGCAGACAATTTCTGATGAGGAGACTGAAGACAGAATAACACACCTCCGTTATGAAGTGAGTACTTATGATATATCTGTTCCTGATGAACCAGGCTCTTTCGATTCCATCCATGGCATGAGAGAgatgaaagcagcagctgtgcCTGAGGCAATTGACTTGACAGCTAAGAAAGCTATTGAGGGACCAGACCCAGCTTTAGTAGTGTATTCCACTAATATTGTTGCTGCACCCCTAGCAGAGGAAGAACACATTTCTTCAGCCACATCTATCACAGAGTGTGATAAATTATCATCTTTTGCCACGTCTGTTGCTGAGGATCAATCTATAGCATCTGTAACAGCACctcaaactgaaactgaaactgaaactgggAAAAGCTCATCTTCTCTCCTGGACACAGTCAACAGCATTCCTTCATCTACTCACACTGAGGCTACCCAGGGAAAGGAGTACCTACACTCTGCAGGTACTATTTCACCTACTTCATCCTTGGAAGAAGACAAGTGTTTCAAAACAAGTCCAACTGAGGAATCCCAGCCTATTGTACCAGAAACAGTGAGCGGAAGAAAGATCATACAGAtgcaagatgaagaagaagaggaagaagaggaagatgaagacCAAACCCCAAACGCTGACATTCCACTTAGCAAGCTCCATGAAGGTTATGCCTCTCCATCTGTGCTACATGATGCAGGGAAAGATTTTGACAAAAGCCAATTATCTGTATCTGATAAAAATGGAAGTACACTTACTAAAAGACTTCCTTCTCCTCCGTCATACTCTGCTTCTTTGATGGCAGAGTCTAGTATTTTCCCAGACAACGAAGACAGGTGTCTAAGTCTGGAGGACAGCACTATGAAAATGGCCTCCCCTACACAGTCTGGACCAGTCAGTCCAGGACATACTCCTTTTCATCAGTCACCTGTAGAGGATAAGACTGAAGTGTCACCAGAGCAAGCACAAAAGAAAGCCGAGACAGAAAGTCAAAAAATAGCTCCCACTGAGGATGAGAGAAAGGATGACTTGTGTGAACAAGTTCATCTTGTAGATGTGGACAAGTTTATGGCATTTGAAAAAGACACTGTGTTAACATCTATTGCACAAAAACAGGAGACAGGGGTTGTCCTTGGTATCAAGGAAGAAGCTCAAGAAAAACAAGAGATTAAATTTGATGTATCTGATGAGTTAACACAAAGTAAAGATGTGTCTCAAGCTGAAACCGATCATAAGACTGATTCTCAGATACAGGACATTGTTCGGGAAAGGGTAAAGTTTGAAGAAACagatgatgaagaagaggaagactgTAATGGAAAGGAGGTCAGACTGTGTAGTAAAACTAAATTCATTGAGGAAAAAGAGAGTAGGTTCCTAGATGATGATGACATTTATGAAGAAAAGTCCCCCAGTGAAGGTGTAATGGAAGAATTAGACAAAAGACAAGAAGAATACAAAATCTTTGTATCAGCTTATTTACAGACCACAACAGCTGTGTCAGACAAAACACAGGATGTTTCTTTTAAGGAGAAAGAACGTGAACCTCAGGCTTTGTACTCAGAAGAGGAAGAAGCCGTATGTAAAGGTGGAGCAGGGTCAAGACCATTGTCACTGGAGCATAGTCAGTTAGATTATATGACTCATGATACTACATCTGCACTCCTATCCCAGATTACCTTAACTAGTCATATTGATTTTACTGATAAACTTGGTGACACATTATGTAAAGAGGAAGCACTCCCTACTGATGCCAAAGAGCAAGTGACATATGTACATGAAATTTCCCCTGAACCTGAACATGACAGAACAttccaaaataaaacagaaacgaTATCATCAGAGGCTACATATAGCCACTCGATTATTCATCCTACCACAAAGACATCTGTAGGTGAGGTACTGTCAGTCTCAGAAAAGCTGTGTATTGCTCAGGAACCCTACGAACCCAAAGAGCCGTTTCCCGAAGAAGATGACTATCACACCAAAGAAATAGTGAGTCGAGCTGCTAAAGCAGATGAGAAATCAGAGATGGAGAGAAATTGgcagacagagaaaaaacacaggGCTGCATCACCGTCACCTTCTTCATGTTTCCTCCTAGAAAAAGAAGTGACGGAAAAGTCTTCAGACAAGGAAAATGATACTGACGAAAAGTTAGTTGCAAAGAATGATGAGTGGGAATTAAAGGAGAAACTTCATTATTCCAGTGGAGGTGACCAATCAGAAAAGACAGATATGGATGAAAAGATTACACTTAAACCATCAGCTAATGGAAGAGATTATGAAATTGAAGCTCCATTTCCACTAGtagaagaaaagaataaaaatgatgtCTGCTATTCGCCACCATTAGCTAAAACAGAGACAGGAGTTAATTTAAGTCCTCATGCTTTCCTTCTTCATGAAGATCATGAGCAAGGTCAGAAGGAAGAAAGTGAACAGGAGATCAGACAAGATACCCCTTATGTACATGGCAAGACCTTTACATATACTGAAATTTATGAACACAAATCAGCCACAGAGAAGGAATCATATTCATTTGCTTTAAGTCATCAGCAAGAGCATTCTGATAGCTGTGACAAAGACACATATATGGAAGAGATAAGAAAAACTGACCTCTCACCATCCTACCCAGAAGAatataaagataaaaatgagATGTCATCCAAAGCTGGTACATCTCTCTCTAGCACATACCACAAAGAAGAACTGCCATCAGTAGCATCAGGACATTTTAACCTGGATGCCCACCTCTGTATGACTTCCTCTCAGTCCtatgtttttgagaaaagagagagagagaatatcACAGACAAAGAGAAGCAATCTGCTAAGTCAGAGAAAGAGTCACATAAGACTGAAAAACATGGAACATGTTCTAGCCACATTTCACCTGACCACAAAGGTCTCATTTCATCTATTGCAAAAACTGACAGCCACGCCAGCACAGTTTCGTACACTGTACCCTTAGAGAAGTCTTTAAATAACATTCTTGGTTCTGAGTACACTTGTCAAGCCAGTTCTGCTGCAAGTCAGTCAATAAGTCACTATGAAAAAGAGGAAGCTCTGCATAGGGGAGATATAACATTAGTAACGGGTGAAGATTATGAAGacgatgatgaggaggaggatgatgatgacaatggtGGTGATGAAGAAGGGAcaggagaagaggaggatgcCAGTGACTCAGATTTGGAAAAGGGTGCCAAAGAGACATCTGAGAAGGAATCAAAAAGTCAatatggtgctgctgctgcattaaCACTCCCAAAAATTGAAGCAAAGGAAGATAAGAAGGAGGCCATTTCTTACAAACAGGACTACAGCACTGAAAACCAAGATAAACCCTCAATGACCATAGCAATTTCTGAGTCCATTAACAGCAGCAGTATACAAAACATAAAGTCTGAGGATTCTAAAGAGAAACATACTGGGGAAACTACCTTTCTCTTCACTGGAGGCTGCAATGAGTTAAGATCCATAAACTCTAAGGAGCACTCTCCTGGGCCTGACTATTATTGTGAAGACAGTAAGGACACTCTCCACTCCAGTCAGTCAAGAGGCAAAGATGATTTTCACAGTCCTGATCATTTAACTAAGGAATGTGAAGGAAAGTACTATCGTAGTGATAAAGAAACCGATAAAGACTTTCTGTTGGAAAAAGAGAAGTCAGCTGAGAGTGAAAAACCTGTGGATGTCGATCCCTTAGGTTTCACCTACACCACCACATTTGCCACAGCAtactcttcttcttcatcttacACTTACTCTTCCTCCACCCCTGCATCTCTGTCAACTAGCCGTCAGTTTGGAGAGGAGCCAGAcactcctgctgttgtttcaGATTCATTTTACAAGCTGGATCCAGACAGTGCTGGCTTAGAATACTCCTCTTTCAAAGAGGAGCACTCCCTTGTGATAGATTCACCTTTTTCAAGTTCTGGGGGGTTGCTGAAAGATGAATATCTAGAGGTTTCAGAAAAGCAGGCCACCGGTACCACAGCTGTAGAGACAACTTCCAGCCTTACAAAGTTCTCCACTCTCAGTCCATTTGATGAGACAAGTCCCAGTTCTTCAATGGATGATAAGAAGGAGACTCTGCAAGGCTCCATAAAGGACAACAGACTGCATACCAATCTCTTTTATAAGCCTGAATGGGTCGATGACTCCAGGTTGTCTGAAAGTTCTGAAGCAGTCTACTCTCAGCTGTTGCAGTCTTCTGAGATGGAGTCTAAAGTACAAGTGTTGCATGATTCTTCCTCGCTGCAGGAATCAAATTTATTATACAAACATGTTTTAGAAGAAGCAGAAGATAGTGAGGAAGAAGCTTATCCATGTGAAAAGGAACAGTTTACTGTTCCAAGCCCAAAGGAATGCCAAAGTTCTCTACCCAGCCAAGGTTATCTAGATAGGAAACCACAGTCCTTATCTGAGCAGGTGTTTGGCTCAACAATCAACAACACAAGCTCTCTTCCTGATGCCCTCATGTCTCCCCAACAGGAGTCTGTACAGTCAGCAACAGCAAATGGACCCACGGAAGTAAACTTAAGTCCACCAGGAGCTCCCTGTGCAACAGAACAAAACTCTGGTGCAGAACTGTCAAGTCTGGGTGAAGTAGGGAGAAGTGTAGGGaggggaaaggaggaggaacagAGCAGACCATTTGGGCATGAAGGACAAAAGCTTCAAGAAGCATCTGAAATTGCTTCATCTTTGCCATATAAAGAAGAGGATAATGCAGAACATGAAGAGTCAGAGTGTCCCACTCGTCCTCTGTCTCTGGGATCAACTGATACAGCCTTTCACTCTTCCTTCTACACAGAAAGACTGAGAAAATCAGATGACTCTGACCTTCCTCCAGATGTCTCTGTGGGAGCCTCTTCCTGCAACTATTCAACCTCCCCTGAATATAAACAACTCAAAGGAGAGATATCCCCATCTTTCATTAATCCAAGCCCACACCAACTTTCCAGTGATGAAGAGGAAGACCAGAGAGGCAGCCACTCACAAGAAGATGATAATCATAAATCATCCAAAAGGAACTCTCATAGACAAGAGAGCTACCATATCTCCAGTCAGCTTGGTGATGGAAGTGGGTCTCACCATTTCCCTGGCACAATGGCAGCTGGCCTAGGATTAGCTGGAGAAGAGACTCCACCTACTTCTGTAAGTGAATCATTACCCTCACAGTCTGACTCTGATGTTCCACCTGAGACTGAAGAGTGCCCATCCATCACTGCTGAGGGTAACCTGGACTCAGATGAAGACACAGAGCACCTGCCAGTGGATAAATCGTCCTCCTCCAGTGGTGGAGGTAATCATCATTCACCCTCACCCAGATTATCCCAAGGGTTTCATGATCCACCACCCGCACCCCTGAAGGACCCATTCCCGCATCCCCCACATCCAGATGTTTGTATGGTGGACCCAGAGATTTTGTCCAGTGACCACAATCGTGGCGATAAGCTGCTCAGAAAGGATCTGAAGACTAACAAAGGTGTACGGAAGTCACTTGGGAAGCCAAAGTCAGCTTCCCCAGTTCGTAAAACTGAGACTAGAGTTAAGAAAATGTTCACATCAATAAAGCCGGCTTCTAAGGACTCTTTACCGCATACTtcttcaataaaaaaacaacagtcaGAGAAATTATCCAAACCAAGCAGGTCATATGATAACCAGGGATCCAGAGGAGAAGACAGGGATGAAGTGTCCAGATCTAGCCAAAATCCAGGAAGAGGACTTGTGAATGGCGTCAAGAACAGTGCAG GTTCTAACTTTCAGAAGTTGGGTTCAGGTGTGCCCCCTGGACCACCTATTTATGTAGACTTGGCCTACATCCCCAATCACTGCAGTAGCAAGAATCTAGACCAGGAGTTCTTTAAACGTGTGCGTGCAGCCTATTATGTGGTGAGTGGAAACGATGCAGCCAATGGAGAACCAAGCCGCAGAGTACTGGATGCTCTGCTGGAAGGCAAAGCCCAGTGGGGCTCCAATCTCCAG GTTACATTGATCCCCACCCATGACACAGAAGTGACCCGTGAATGGTACCAACAGACCCATGAGAGGCAACAGGATCTCAATATTATGGTTctggccagcagcagcacagtggtcaTGCAAGATGAGTCATTCCCTGCCTGCAAAATTGAGTTTTGA